Proteins encoded together in one Nocardioides marinisabuli window:
- a CDS encoding S8 family serine peptidase produces the protein MLAVGAVASPDGSGGPADELLRSSAIDVAAPTAGGVSIGLNGGSCGVDSVSTSWAAAQVTGVVALLMSAYPDDTPAQVLDRLVSTADGRADVRSPLRGAGVVRADEALARGLAVRPDAAAPGAEAEPATAPAAEPDLLAGIRDDAVWWGVLGGGALLLALVLRPVLARRDPA, from the coding sequence GTGCTCGCCGTCGGCGCGGTCGCCTCGCCCGACGGCTCGGGCGGCCCCGCCGACGAGCTGCTGCGCAGCAGCGCGATCGACGTCGCCGCGCCCACGGCCGGCGGGGTCTCGATCGGTCTCAACGGCGGCTCGTGCGGCGTCGACTCGGTGTCGACCTCGTGGGCGGCCGCCCAGGTCACCGGGGTGGTGGCGCTGCTGATGTCGGCCTACCCCGACGACACCCCCGCGCAGGTCCTCGACCGCTTGGTCTCCACCGCCGACGGCCGCGCCGACGTCCGCTCGCCCCTGCGCGGTGCCGGCGTCGTGCGCGCCGACGAGGCGCTGGCGCGGGGGCTGGCCGTCCGCCCCGACGCCGCCGCCCCAGGAGCCGAGGCCGAGCCCGCCACCGCCCCGGCCGCGGAGCCCGACCTGCTCGCCGGCATCCGCGACGACGCCGTGTGGTGGGGCGTGCTCGGCGGTGGCGCGCTGCTGCTGGCGCTGGTGCTGCGCCCGGTCCTGGCCCGCCGTGACCCGGCCTGA
- a CDS encoding DNA polymerase III subunit gamma and tau gives MESPLALYRRYRPETFSEVIGQDHVTEPLRAALANNRVNHAYLFSGPRGCGKTTSARILARALNCEQAPVADPCGECDSCRDLARGGPGSIDVIEIDAASHGGVDDARDLREKAFFAPVRSRYKVYIIDEAHMVTTQGFNALLKLVEEPPPHLRFIFATTEPDKVLPTIRSRTHHYPFRLIPPRLLSSYLSELCELEGVPIEQAALPLVVRAGAGSARDTLSVLDQLLGGAGSAGVTHALATGLLGYTPSLLDEVVDAFAAGDGAAVFGVVDKVIETGQDPRRFTEDLLRRLRDLVIVAAVPDAPATGLIDVSEDAGERLVAQAARFGAAELTRAADHVAAGLTEMRGATAPRLLLELICARVLLPGADHSTDGLTARLDRIEKRMSVSGVPASAPARPQTQVPAQDRPAPASSTRAPDQVAEAPAGAAVAPSATAPHAEPAPEPVPAPTPRASTQAPTQAPSVQPTSQPTPEQAVQAQATPAPQASASPQASTPSPQQPSGQPSGQPGDQSAEPAAGALSLVEVRRLWPDIVEATKVRRRVTWIHLTQNAQVVAVDAKTLTLGFANAGARDSFDGNGSAEIVRQAAIDVVGSDWRIETIVDPGATPDSTPVVTRQAAPSAPAAPPEQPAAPAAPVRPVDQQPAQQSAQQPVVRDTPPSAPEAPSPAAPAPERPPAWMDEPPPDDDPREPGPPPGEPQAAAPAQRPQAGPGSIAAARGAIQQTRVAGPDTSRSDDLRAADADAHPDDLDADDETLGGAALLERELGARVIEEIPHQ, from the coding sequence GTGGAGTCCCCCCTCGCCCTGTACCGCCGTTACCGGCCCGAGACGTTCTCGGAGGTCATCGGGCAGGACCACGTCACCGAGCCGCTGCGCGCCGCGCTCGCCAACAACCGGGTCAACCACGCCTACCTGTTCTCCGGGCCGCGCGGGTGCGGCAAGACCACCTCCGCGCGCATCCTCGCCCGCGCGCTGAACTGCGAGCAGGCGCCGGTCGCCGACCCCTGCGGGGAGTGCGACAGCTGTCGCGACCTGGCCCGCGGCGGGCCCGGGTCCATCGACGTGATCGAGATCGACGCGGCCAGCCACGGCGGTGTCGACGACGCCCGCGACCTGCGCGAGAAGGCGTTCTTCGCGCCGGTGCGCAGCCGCTACAAGGTCTACATCATCGACGAGGCCCACATGGTCACCACGCAGGGCTTCAACGCCCTGCTCAAGCTCGTCGAGGAGCCGCCGCCGCACCTGCGCTTCATCTTCGCGACCACCGAGCCCGACAAGGTGCTGCCGACCATCCGCTCGCGCACCCACCACTACCCCTTTCGGCTGATCCCGCCGCGGCTGCTCTCCTCCTACCTCTCCGAGCTGTGCGAGCTCGAGGGGGTCCCTATCGAGCAGGCGGCGCTGCCGCTCGTGGTGCGCGCCGGCGCCGGCTCGGCCCGCGACACGCTCTCGGTGCTCGACCAGCTGCTCGGCGGCGCCGGGTCCGCCGGCGTGACCCACGCCCTGGCCACGGGGCTGCTGGGCTACACCCCCTCGCTGCTCGACGAGGTCGTCGACGCGTTCGCCGCCGGTGACGGCGCCGCGGTCTTCGGGGTGGTCGACAAGGTGATCGAGACCGGCCAGGACCCGCGCCGCTTCACAGAGGACCTGCTGCGCCGCCTGCGCGACCTGGTGATCGTGGCCGCGGTGCCCGACGCCCCGGCCACCGGCCTCATCGACGTCAGCGAGGACGCCGGTGAGCGGCTCGTGGCCCAGGCCGCCCGCTTCGGCGCGGCCGAGCTGACCCGGGCCGCCGACCATGTGGCCGCCGGCCTGACCGAGATGCGGGGCGCCACCGCGCCCCGGCTGCTGCTCGAGCTGATCTGCGCCCGGGTGCTGCTGCCAGGTGCCGACCACTCCACCGACGGGCTGACGGCCCGCCTCGACCGCATCGAGAAGCGGATGTCGGTCTCGGGGGTCCCCGCCAGCGCCCCGGCCCGCCCGCAGACCCAGGTCCCGGCCCAGGACCGGCCGGCCCCCGCGTCGTCGACGCGTGCGCCGGACCAGGTCGCCGAGGCTCCCGCCGGGGCGGCGGTCGCGCCCTCGGCCACCGCGCCGCATGCCGAGCCGGCGCCCGAGCCGGTGCCGGCCCCGACCCCGCGCGCCTCCACCCAGGCACCCACCCAGGCACCGTCTGTCCAGCCGACGTCCCAGCCCACGCCCGAGCAGGCCGTGCAGGCCCAGGCCACGCCCGCCCCGCAGGCGTCGGCGTCCCCGCAGGCCAGCACCCCGAGTCCCCAGCAGCCCAGCGGCCAGCCCAGCGGCCAGCCCGGCGACCAGTCCGCCGAGCCCGCGGCGGGTGCGCTGAGCCTGGTCGAGGTCCGTCGGCTGTGGCCCGACATCGTCGAGGCCACCAAGGTGCGGCGCCGCGTCACCTGGATCCACCTCACGCAGAACGCGCAGGTGGTCGCGGTCGACGCGAAGACGCTGACGCTGGGCTTCGCGAACGCGGGTGCCCGCGACTCCTTCGACGGCAACGGCAGCGCCGAGATCGTGCGCCAGGCAGCGATCGACGTGGTGGGCTCCGACTGGCGCATCGAGACGATCGTCGACCCGGGCGCCACTCCCGACTCGACCCCGGTCGTGACCCGGCAGGCGGCCCCCAGCGCGCCCGCAGCGCCGCCCGAGCAGCCCGCCGCCCCCGCGGCTCCGGTGCGCCCGGTCGACCAGCAGCCCGCCCAGCAGTCCGCCCAGCAGCCGGTGGTCCGCGACACCCCGCCGTCCGCACCCGAGGCCCCGTCGCCGGCCGCGCCGGCCCCGGAGCGCCCCCCGGCCTGGATGGACGAGCCGCCCCCGGACGACGACCCGCGCGAGCCCGGTCCGCCGCCGGGCGAGCCCCAGGCTGCCGCGCCCGCGCAGCGCCCCCAGGCGGGCCCCGGCTCGATCGCCGCCGCCCGGGGGGCGATCCAGCAGACCCGGGTGGCCGGCCCCGACACCTCGCGCTCCGACGACCTGCGCGCCGCCGACGCCGACGCCCACCCCGACGACCTCGACGCCGACGACGAGACCCTCGGTGGCGCCGCGCTGCTCGAGCGTGAGCTCGGCGCCCGGGTCATCGAGGAGATCCCCCACCAGTGA
- a CDS encoding YbaB/EbfC family nucleoid-associated protein, translating to MSQNPFDALGGAGGGLDMNALLQQAQQMQEQLQQAQERLAEAEVEGTVAGGAVTVRVNGVGELVGVDIKAGGFDGSDADDLNDLGDMIVAAYRDAKAQADTMAGEALGPLAGGGMPGGGAPGGLPGQLGF from the coding sequence ATGAGCCAGAACCCCTTCGATGCCCTCGGCGGCGCAGGCGGCGGCCTCGACATGAACGCCCTGCTGCAGCAGGCCCAGCAGATGCAGGAGCAGCTCCAGCAGGCCCAGGAGCGGCTGGCCGAGGCCGAGGTCGAGGGCACCGTCGCCGGCGGAGCCGTCACCGTGCGGGTCAACGGCGTGGGCGAGCTCGTCGGTGTCGACATCAAGGCCGGCGGCTTCGACGGCAGCGACGCCGACGACCTGAACGACCTCGGCGACATGATCGTCGCGGCGTACCGCGACGCCAAGGCGCAGGCCGACACGATGGCCGGCGAGGCGCTCGGCCCGCTGGCCGGCGGCGGCATGCCCGGTGGCGGCGCTCCGGGCGGCCTGCCCGGCCAGCTCGGCTTCTAG
- the recR gene encoding recombination mediator RecR has protein sequence MYEGVVQDLIDELGRLPGVGPKSAQRIAFHLLQADPVDVRRLADVLLEVKAKVKFCSTCFNVSEDEQCRICRDPRRDPSVLCVVEEYKDVVAIERTREYRGRYHVLGGAISPIDGIGPDQLRIRELMTRLADGVVTEVILATDPNLEGEATATYLTRMLKVMDLRVTRLASGLPVGGDLEYADEVTLGRAFAGRRAAE, from the coding sequence TTGTACGAGGGCGTCGTCCAGGACCTCATCGACGAGCTCGGGCGGCTGCCCGGGGTCGGGCCGAAGAGCGCCCAGCGCATCGCGTTCCACCTGCTGCAGGCCGACCCGGTCGACGTGCGCCGGCTCGCCGACGTGCTGCTCGAGGTCAAGGCGAAGGTGAAGTTCTGCTCCACCTGCTTCAACGTCTCCGAGGACGAGCAGTGCCGCATCTGCCGCGACCCCCGCCGCGACCCGTCGGTGCTGTGCGTCGTCGAGGAGTACAAGGACGTCGTGGCGATCGAGCGCACCCGCGAGTACCGCGGCCGCTACCACGTCCTGGGCGGGGCGATCAGCCCCATCGACGGCATCGGACCCGACCAGCTGCGCATCCGCGAGCTGATGACGCGCCTGGCCGACGGGGTGGTCACCGAGGTCATCCTGGCCACCGACCCCAACCTCGAGGGCGAGGCCACCGCGACCTACCTCACCCGGATGCTCAAGGTGATGGACTTGCGCGTGACCCGGTTGGCGAGTGGACTGCCGGTGGGTGGAGACCTCGAGTACGCCGACGAGGTGACCCTCGGACGGGCGTTCGCAGGAAGGCGGGCAGCGGAATGA
- a CDS encoding DUF5063 domain-containing protein: MTSTSSTDGAHEAGSGLAEGLVEALALDAETHEFAQQIADQVASFLLALRAIAEEADGGRAISLLLLEISQVLLAGARLGAQQDFTPHSRYQPDVGPEPDLDELRMRLAAMLDNIDTYSFVFDPYVPDVVESQLSDDLAAIATDLDTGLRHFRDGNVGEALWWWQFSYVSSWGNLAGAALNALLSVVAHDRLDVDVDLDADQVAAADALLGDRP; this comes from the coding sequence ATGACGAGCACGAGCAGCACCGACGGAGCGCACGAGGCGGGCAGCGGACTGGCGGAGGGGCTCGTGGAGGCCCTGGCGCTCGACGCGGAGACCCACGAGTTCGCGCAGCAGATCGCCGACCAGGTCGCCAGCTTCCTGCTGGCGCTGCGGGCGATCGCCGAGGAGGCGGACGGCGGGCGGGCGATCTCGCTGCTGCTCCTCGAGATCAGCCAGGTCCTGCTGGCCGGCGCCCGCCTCGGCGCCCAGCAGGACTTCACCCCGCACTCGCGCTACCAGCCCGACGTCGGCCCCGAGCCCGACCTCGACGAGCTGCGGATGCGTCTGGCGGCGATGCTCGACAACATCGACACCTACAGCTTCGTCTTCGACCCCTACGTGCCCGACGTGGTCGAGAGCCAGCTCTCCGACGACCTCGCCGCGATCGCCACCGACCTCGACACCGGCCTGCGGCACTTCCGTGACGGCAACGTCGGTGAGGCGCTGTGGTGGTGGCAGTTCTCCTACGTCTCCTCGTGGGGCAACCTCGCCGGCGCCGCGCTCAATGCCCTGCTCTCCGTGGTGGCCCACGACCGCCTCGACGTCGACGTCGACCTCGACGCCGACCAGGTCGCCGCGGCCGACGCGCTGCTCGGCGACCGTCCCTGA